A region from the Enterobacter roggenkampii genome encodes:
- a CDS encoding OsmC family protein — translation MTIHKHGSAHWSGDIKRGKGTVSTESGVLNQQPYGFNTRFEGEKGTNPEELIGAAHAACFSMALSLMLGEAGYTADAIDTTADVSLDKTDGGFAITKVALKSKVTVPGIAPQQFDGIIQKAKAGCPVSQLLKAEITLDYTLN, via the coding sequence ATGACTATTCATAAGCACGGTTCGGCACACTGGTCTGGCGACATTAAGCGCGGTAAAGGAACGGTTTCCACCGAGAGCGGCGTTCTCAATCAACAGCCTTATGGCTTTAATACCCGTTTTGAGGGTGAAAAGGGGACCAACCCCGAAGAGCTGATCGGCGCGGCACATGCGGCCTGCTTCTCGATGGCGCTGTCGCTGATGCTCGGCGAAGCGGGCTATACCGCCGACGCCATTGATACCACCGCGGATGTCTCCCTCGATAAAACGGACGGCGGTTTTGCCATCACCAAGGTTGCCCTGAAGAGCAAGGTGACCGTTCCCGGCATCGCCCCTCAGCAGTTCGACGGTATTATTCAGAAAGCCAAAGCGGGCTGCCCGGTTTCGCAGCTACTGAAAGCCGAAATTACGCTGGACTATACGCTTAACTAA
- a CDS encoding NAD-dependent malic enzyme, which translates to MDNKLKKHRSLYIPYAGPVLLEFPLLNKGSAFSMEERSSFNLLGLLPEVVETIEEQAERAWIQYQGFKTEIDKHIYLRNIQDTNETLFYRLVQNHLEEMMPVIYTPTVGAACERFSEIYRRSRGVFISYQNRHNMDDILQNVPNHNIKVIVVTDGERILGLGDQGIGGMGIPIGKLSLYTACGGISPAYTLPVVLDVGTNNQQLLNDPLYMGWRHPRITDDEYYQFVDDFIQAVKHRWPDVLLQFEDFAQKNAMPLLNRYRDEICSFNDDIQGTAAVTVGTLIAASRAAGSQLSYQKIVFLGAGSAGCGIAEQIIAQTQREGLSEELARSRVFMVDRFGLLTDGMPNLLPFQTKLVQKRENLKNWDTDNEVLSLLDVVRNVKPDILIGVSGQTGLFTEEIIREMHKHCERPIVMPLSNPTSRVEATPQDIIAWTEGNALVATGSPFDPVVWKDKTYPIAQCNNSYIFPGIGLGVIASGASRITDEMLMSASETLAGHSPLVNDGEGLVLPELKDIHKVSRAIAFAVGKMAQQQGVAVKTSADALQQAIDDNFWKPEYRSYRRTSI; encoded by the coding sequence ATGGACAACAAACTGAAAAAACATCGTTCCTTATACATCCCATACGCCGGACCGGTTTTACTCGAATTCCCCCTGCTCAACAAAGGCAGCGCCTTCAGCATGGAAGAGCGCAGCAGCTTTAACCTGCTGGGCCTGCTGCCAGAAGTGGTTGAAACCATTGAAGAACAGGCAGAGCGCGCGTGGATCCAGTACCAGGGTTTCAAAACGGAAATCGACAAACACATCTACCTGCGTAACATTCAGGACACCAACGAAACCCTCTTCTATCGCCTGGTGCAAAACCATCTCGAAGAGATGATGCCGGTGATCTACACCCCGACGGTGGGTGCCGCGTGCGAGCGTTTCTCAGAGATCTACCGTCGCTCCCGCGGGGTATTCATCTCTTATCAGAACCGTCACAACATGGACGATATTCTGCAGAACGTGCCGAACCACAATATCAAAGTGATTGTGGTGACCGACGGCGAACGTATTCTTGGCCTCGGCGACCAGGGCATTGGCGGGATGGGGATCCCCATCGGTAAACTCTCTCTGTATACCGCCTGCGGGGGGATCAGCCCGGCGTATACCCTGCCGGTGGTGCTGGACGTCGGCACCAACAACCAGCAGCTGCTCAACGACCCGCTCTATATGGGCTGGCGCCATCCGCGTATTACCGACGACGAGTACTATCAGTTTGTCGACGACTTCATCCAGGCCGTGAAGCACCGCTGGCCGGACGTGCTGCTGCAGTTCGAAGACTTCGCGCAGAAAAACGCGATGCCGCTGCTGAACCGCTATCGCGATGAGATCTGCTCCTTTAACGACGATATCCAGGGCACCGCGGCCGTGACGGTGGGTACGCTCATCGCCGCCAGCCGTGCGGCGGGAAGCCAGCTGAGCTACCAGAAAATCGTCTTCCTGGGCGCAGGCTCCGCGGGCTGCGGTATTGCCGAGCAGATTATCGCCCAGACGCAGCGCGAAGGCTTAAGCGAAGAGCTGGCCCGCTCCCGCGTCTTTATGGTGGACCGTTTCGGCCTGCTGACCGACGGCATGCCGAACCTGCTGCCGTTCCAGACCAAGCTGGTGCAGAAACGCGAAAACCTGAAAAACTGGGATACCGACAACGAAGTCCTTTCCCTGCTGGACGTAGTGCGCAACGTGAAGCCGGATATTCTGATCGGCGTTTCCGGGCAAACCGGTCTCTTCACCGAAGAGATTATTCGCGAGATGCACAAGCACTGCGAGCGCCCTATCGTGATGCCGCTGTCTAACCCGACGTCCCGCGTGGAGGCGACGCCGCAGGACATCATCGCCTGGACCGAAGGTAACGCGCTGGTTGCCACCGGCAGCCCGTTCGATCCGGTGGTGTGGAAGGATAAAACCTATCCGATTGCCCAGTGCAACAACTCCTATATCTTCCCGGGCATTGGTTTGGGCGTTATCGCCTCCGGCGCGTCCCGCATCACCGACGAAATGCTGATGTCGGCGAGCGAGACCCTGGCGGGCCACTCGCCGCTGGTCAACGACGGCGAAGGTCTGGTTCTGCCCGAGCTGAAGGACATTCACAAGGTGTCGCGCGCTATCGCGTTTGCGGTGGGTAAAATGGCGCAGCAGCAGGGCGTGGCGGTGAAAACCTCTGCCGACGCGCTGCAGCAGGCCATCGACGACAACTTCTGGAAGCCTGAATACCGCAGCTATCGCCGTACGTCGATTTGA
- the adhP gene encoding alcohol dehydrogenase AdhP, translating into MKAAVVTQDHQVNVTEKTLRPLKHGEALLKMECCGVCHTDLHVKNGDFGDKTGVILGHEGIGIVKEVGPGVKSLKVGDRASVAWFFEGCGHCEYCNSGNETLCRDVKNAGYSVDGGMAEECIVTADYAVKVPDGLDSAAASSITCAGVTTYKAVKVSGIKPGQWIAIYGLGGLGNLALQYAKNVFNAKVIALDVNDEQLKLAASMGADLTINSRSEDAAKIVQEKTGGAHAAVVTAVAKAAFNSAVDAVRAGGRVVAVGLPPEAMSLDIPRLVLDGIQVVGSLVGTRQDLQEAFQFAAEGKVVPKVTMRPIEDINAIFKEMEQGQIRGRMVIDLRS; encoded by the coding sequence ATGAAGGCTGCTGTTGTCACTCAGGACCACCAGGTCAACGTCACCGAAAAAACCTTACGCCCGCTTAAGCATGGGGAAGCCCTGCTGAAGATGGAGTGCTGTGGCGTATGCCATACCGATCTTCACGTGAAGAACGGTGATTTTGGCGACAAGACCGGGGTTATCCTGGGCCATGAAGGAATTGGTATCGTGAAAGAAGTCGGCCCTGGCGTGAAGTCGCTGAAAGTCGGCGACCGCGCAAGCGTGGCCTGGTTCTTTGAAGGCTGCGGCCACTGCGAATACTGTAATTCCGGCAACGAAACCCTGTGCCGTGACGTGAAAAACGCCGGTTACTCCGTCGACGGCGGCATGGCGGAAGAGTGCATCGTCACCGCGGATTACGCGGTAAAAGTGCCGGACGGTCTGGATTCGGCGGCGGCCAGCAGCATTACCTGCGCGGGTGTCACCACCTACAAAGCGGTGAAGGTATCGGGTATTAAGCCGGGCCAGTGGATTGCGATTTACGGTCTCGGCGGGTTGGGTAACCTCGCGCTGCAGTACGCCAAAAACGTCTTTAACGCCAAAGTCATCGCCCTTGACGTTAACGACGAACAGCTGAAGCTGGCGGCCAGCATGGGTGCGGATCTCACCATCAACTCCCGCAGCGAAGATGCCGCTAAGATTGTGCAGGAAAAAACCGGCGGCGCGCATGCCGCAGTCGTCACTGCCGTCGCAAAAGCGGCCTTCAACTCGGCGGTAGATGCCGTGCGTGCCGGTGGCCGCGTGGTCGCGGTTGGCCTGCCGCCGGAAGCGATGAGCCTCGATATTCCGCGTCTGGTGCTGGACGGCATTCAGGTGGTGGGTTCGCTGGTCGGCACCCGCCAGGACCTGCAGGAAGCGTTCCAGTTCGCCGCTGAAGGTAAAGTGGTGCCGAAAGTAACGATGCGTCCGATCGAGGACATCAACGCCATCTTTAAAGAGATGGAACAGGGCCAGATCCGTGGCCGTATGGTGATCGACTTACGTTCGTAA
- a CDS encoding ABC-F family ATP-binding cassette domain-containing protein, whose translation MSTLLTAQSLRVDTAFGTLFDSLSFTLKKGDRIGLLGDNGCGKSTLLKVLDGTDSPAAGTVALAGHCLMARVEQHLPDAILPLTMLDAVLAQLPVAERDSLRWKAETLLAGMGFTPQDMMLHSATLSGGQHTRLLLARALIHEPDLLLLDEPSNHLDLPTMLWLEHFLQNWSGSFVLVSHDRQLLDAVTNGSWILRDKTLHYFALPCTAARQALEAKDETDAQRHKAEQKEIDRVTASAKRLATWGKVYDNEDLARKAKQMEKQVERLKESQTALTAGSPWTLILRGDALRADRLLEMENLGVPPAPGLSPLFSIETARLKSGDRVAIVGRNGCGKSSLMKLIWRHFTDEPADSGLKIHPRVSPGYYDQTLHQLPDDATLLDALEPFAPDPQNRKMALISAGFPWSRHGQKVSTLSGGERSRLLFVGLTLARYSLLMLDEPTNHLDMEGKEALAHTLQQFEGGALLVSHDRQLISQSCNRFWLIEDGTLSEWHDAEAVFERLRERAGLVTATAPAVAATVHPSPHDDLLERLVALETLLEDDLARKPKHQKPQLQAQWRKEIEEIEAQL comes from the coding sequence ATGAGCACTTTACTCACTGCACAATCTTTACGCGTTGATACGGCGTTTGGCACGCTCTTCGACTCACTCTCCTTTACGCTGAAAAAAGGCGACCGCATTGGCCTGCTGGGCGATAACGGCTGCGGCAAAAGTACGCTGCTGAAGGTGCTGGACGGCACGGATTCCCCTGCTGCCGGAACGGTAGCGCTGGCCGGGCATTGCCTGATGGCGCGCGTCGAGCAACATCTCCCGGACGCTATTTTACCGCTCACCATGCTGGATGCCGTCCTGGCCCAGCTGCCCGTAGCGGAACGGGACAGCCTGCGCTGGAAAGCCGAAACGCTGCTGGCAGGCATGGGCTTTACGCCGCAGGATATGATGCTGCACTCCGCCACGCTGAGCGGCGGGCAGCACACCCGCCTGCTGCTGGCCCGGGCGCTGATTCACGAGCCGGACCTGCTCCTGCTGGATGAACCCAGCAACCACCTGGACCTGCCGACCATGCTCTGGCTGGAACACTTCCTGCAGAACTGGTCGGGCAGCTTTGTGCTGGTCTCGCATGACAGACAGCTGCTGGATGCCGTCACCAACGGCAGCTGGATCCTGCGCGATAAAACGCTGCACTACTTTGCCCTTCCCTGCACGGCGGCACGTCAGGCGCTGGAAGCCAAAGATGAGACCGACGCGCAGCGCCACAAGGCGGAGCAAAAGGAGATCGACCGCGTGACCGCCAGCGCCAAACGTCTGGCGACCTGGGGCAAGGTTTACGACAACGAAGACCTGGCCCGCAAAGCCAAACAGATGGAAAAACAGGTCGAACGGCTCAAAGAGAGCCAGACCGCGCTCACGGCGGGCAGCCCGTGGACGTTAATCCTGCGCGGCGACGCGCTGCGGGCTGACCGTCTGCTGGAGATGGAAAACCTCGGCGTCCCGCCCGCGCCTGGGCTATCGCCGCTGTTTAGCATCGAAACGGCGCGGCTGAAAAGCGGCGATCGCGTGGCGATTGTCGGTCGTAACGGCTGCGGTAAATCGTCGTTGATGAAGCTTATCTGGCGACATTTTACGGATGAACCGGCGGACAGCGGGCTGAAAATCCATCCGCGCGTCTCGCCGGGCTACTACGACCAGACGCTGCATCAGCTGCCGGATGACGCCACGCTGCTCGACGCGCTGGAGCCTTTTGCACCGGATCCGCAGAACCGCAAAATGGCGCTCATCAGCGCCGGGTTCCCGTGGTCCCGCCATGGGCAGAAAGTCAGCACGCTCAGCGGCGGCGAGCGTTCGCGCCTGCTGTTCGTGGGCCTGACGCTTGCCCGCTACAGCCTGCTGATGCTGGATGAGCCCACCAACCACCTGGACATGGAAGGCAAAGAGGCGCTGGCGCACACCCTTCAACAGTTCGAAGGCGGCGCGCTGCTGGTCAGCCATGACCGTCAGTTAATTAGCCAAAGCTGCAACCGTTTCTGGCTGATTGAGGACGGTACGCTGAGCGAATGGCACGATGCAGAAGCGGTGTTTGAGCGGCTGCGTGAACGCGCGGGGCTGGTGACAGCCACTGCACCCGCTGTCGCCGCGACGGTTCACCCCTCGCCGCATGACGATCTGCTTGAACGCCTGGTCGCGCTGGAAACGCTGCTGGAAGACGATCTGGCGCGCAAGCCGAAGCATCAAAAGCCGCAGCTCCAGGCACAATGGCGTAAAGAGATAGAGGAGATAGAAGCCCAGCTGTAA
- a CDS encoding LysR family transcriptional regulator, translated as MDRVIAAQVYNRICELGSLSAAARALGISRPMVSRYLEQMEKWAGTRLVNRSTRKLTLTAAGEKVLQKTRTLSQISQEIEGQSEKDLPSGTLRVACAHFTAMHLIAPVLPGLLSRYPQLRIELDVNNHPVSLVGERIDVAVRITDNPEPGMIARRLGECRSVLCASPDYLAQHGTPGSPEELARHNCLHYSFFAGQSWHFLTPEGESLSVAVSGNLSASISSLLMDAAIKHCGIAMLPEREARAALEQGLLVPVLEGLEPKPLAIHGIYQSREYQPAALRAFLDELARYLA; from the coding sequence ATGGATCGCGTGATTGCCGCTCAGGTTTACAACCGCATATGCGAGCTGGGAAGTTTGAGCGCGGCGGCCCGCGCGCTGGGTATTTCCCGCCCAATGGTGAGCCGCTACCTTGAACAGATGGAGAAATGGGCGGGCACGCGGCTGGTAAACCGCTCCACGCGCAAGCTGACGCTGACCGCGGCAGGCGAAAAGGTGCTGCAAAAAACGCGAACGCTCTCGCAGATCTCGCAGGAAATTGAAGGCCAGTCGGAAAAAGATCTCCCGTCTGGCACCCTGCGGGTGGCCTGCGCGCACTTTACAGCCATGCACCTGATTGCGCCGGTCCTGCCCGGTCTGCTCTCGCGCTACCCGCAGCTGCGCATTGAGCTGGACGTGAACAACCATCCGGTCAGCCTGGTGGGAGAGCGCATTGATGTTGCCGTACGCATTACCGATAACCCTGAACCCGGCATGATTGCCCGTCGGCTGGGGGAGTGTCGCTCGGTCCTTTGCGCCTCGCCGGACTATCTGGCGCAGCACGGCACGCCCGGCAGCCCCGAAGAACTAGCCCGGCATAACTGCCTGCACTACAGCTTTTTTGCCGGGCAGTCCTGGCACTTCCTGACGCCGGAGGGCGAAAGCCTGAGCGTGGCCGTCAGCGGCAACCTGAGCGCCAGCATCTCTTCGCTGCTGATGGACGCGGCGATTAAGCACTGCGGTATCGCCATGCTGCCGGAGCGTGAGGCGCGTGCCGCGCTGGAGCAGGGATTACTGGTGCCGGTACTGGAGGGGCTGGAGCCGAAGCCGCTGGCCATCCATGGCATTTATCAGTCCCGGGAATACCAGCCTGCCGCGCTGCGGGCGTTCCTTGATGAGCTGGCCCGCTATCTGGCATGA
- the sra gene encoding stationary-phase-induced ribosome-associated protein — protein MKSNRQARHILGLNYKLSNQRKVVIEGDHETQVTHATGRKRHAGK, from the coding sequence ATGAAATCGAACCGTCAGGCACGCCATATTCTGGGACTGAACTACAAGCTTTCTAATCAGCGCAAAGTGGTGATTGAAGGCGACCACGAAACCCAAGTCACTCACGCCACCGGCAGAAAACGCCACGCGGGCAAGTAA
- a CDS encoding LysR family transcriptional regulator, translating into MDQLMAMRAFTRVVETGSFTRAADSLNMPIATLSKLVKSLETHLEIRLLHRTTRRVVATPEGMEYYEKALRVLIDIEDIDNAFRVSRATPKGHLRVDVGGSTARDVLIPLLPDFMQRYPEIRIDLGVADRPVDLIGGNVDCVIRGGPLDDSTLIARHIGNAEMVTCATPGYLKNHGVPAYPQELCNGHKLISYLSPVTGRAFPFRFRRHGEAMEINIPHYLGINESNAHLAAAVAGLGIVQTFEYSAKPYLQAGTLAPILGDWRPAAYPFHVVYPQNRHLTHRLKVFIAWLAEVFPAALKG; encoded by the coding sequence ATGGATCAGCTCATGGCGATGCGCGCCTTTACCCGGGTGGTGGAAACCGGCAGCTTTACCCGCGCGGCGGACTCGCTGAACATGCCGATCGCCACGCTGAGCAAGCTGGTGAAATCGCTTGAGACGCATCTGGAGATACGCCTCCTGCACCGGACGACTCGCCGGGTGGTCGCGACGCCGGAAGGGATGGAATACTATGAAAAAGCGCTCAGGGTCTTGATAGATATCGAAGATATCGACAACGCGTTTCGCGTTTCCCGCGCGACGCCCAAAGGGCATTTGCGGGTTGACGTGGGCGGCTCCACCGCCCGGGACGTGCTCATCCCCCTGCTGCCGGATTTTATGCAGCGCTATCCGGAAATCCGCATCGATCTTGGCGTGGCCGATCGTCCGGTGGATCTGATCGGCGGTAACGTAGACTGCGTGATCCGCGGCGGCCCGCTGGACGATTCGACCCTTATCGCTCGCCATATTGGTAACGCCGAAATGGTGACCTGCGCGACGCCGGGCTACCTGAAAAACCATGGCGTTCCAGCCTATCCACAGGAGCTGTGCAACGGCCACAAGCTCATTAGCTACCTCTCGCCCGTCACCGGGCGGGCGTTTCCCTTTCGCTTCAGGCGGCATGGCGAGGCGATGGAAATCAATATCCCCCATTATCTCGGCATAAATGAAAGTAATGCCCACCTGGCGGCGGCCGTGGCAGGATTGGGGATCGTGCAGACGTTTGAGTATTCGGCAAAGCCGTATTTACAGGCGGGAACGCTGGCACCGATCCTGGGCGACTGGCGCCCTGCCGCCTATCCGTTTCATGTGGTTTACCCTCAGAATCGACATCTGACGCACCGTCTGAAGGTGTTTATTGCCTGGCTGGCGGAGGTGTTTCCCGCCGCGCTGAAGGGATAG
- a CDS encoding Vmh family MBL fold metallo-hydrolase, with protein sequence MKFTHLALLSTLFTPAAFAAPLSIDTYNPQEKGIFAVSSTLVSGPKEAVLFDAQFSVKDGEALVEKIRQSGKTLNKIVITSGDPDFYFGLQPLVKAFPNAKVVATQHVVDHIKATKDAKLAFWGPQMKDGAPTELVVPQVLASTTFMVDGEKIDIEQPDSYAAYVWIPSAKTILGGTGVAWGIHVWTADTQTAESRKQWQETLVNMAAHKPERVIPGHYLGTPPAGTGAIDFTRDYLQRFEKALSVHKDSAGVISTLKKQYPNLAEESSLELSAKVNTGEMKW encoded by the coding sequence ATGAAATTCACTCACCTTGCCCTGCTTTCCACCCTTTTCACGCCGGCTGCTTTTGCCGCGCCGCTGAGCATTGATACCTATAACCCGCAGGAGAAAGGCATTTTCGCGGTCTCCTCCACGCTGGTCTCCGGCCCGAAAGAAGCGGTGTTGTTTGACGCGCAGTTCAGCGTGAAGGATGGCGAAGCGCTGGTAGAGAAAATTCGTCAAAGCGGTAAGACCCTGAACAAGATTGTGATCACCTCCGGCGATCCGGATTTCTATTTTGGCCTGCAGCCGCTGGTCAAAGCCTTCCCGAACGCCAAAGTGGTGGCCACGCAGCACGTGGTTGATCACATCAAGGCTACCAAAGACGCCAAGCTCGCCTTCTGGGGTCCGCAGATGAAAGACGGCGCGCCAACGGAGCTGGTCGTCCCGCAGGTGCTCGCCTCCACCACGTTTATGGTTGACGGGGAGAAGATCGACATCGAACAGCCTGACAGCTATGCGGCCTATGTATGGATCCCGTCCGCAAAGACCATCCTCGGCGGCACTGGCGTAGCCTGGGGGATTCACGTCTGGACGGCGGACACCCAGACAGCGGAAAGCCGTAAGCAGTGGCAGGAAACGCTGGTGAACATGGCGGCGCACAAACCCGAGCGCGTGATCCCGGGTCACTATCTGGGTACCCCGCCAGCCGGGACGGGTGCGATTGATTTTACCCGAGACTATCTCCAGCGCTTTGAAAAGGCCTTGTCCGTTCATAAAGATTCTGCGGGCGTCATCAGCACCCTGAAAAAACAGTATCCGAATCTGGCTGAAGAGAGCTCGCTGGAATTAAGCGCTAAGGTGAATACCGGCGAAATGAAGTGGTAA
- the bdm gene encoding biofilm-dependent modulation protein: MFTYYPANTAAAQPELVNAIAQGLHAEHGAVTEDDILMELTRWVESTDNDILSDIYQQTINYVVSGQNAPL; encoded by the coding sequence ATGTTTACTTATTACCCGGCAAATACCGCAGCAGCACAACCTGAACTCGTTAACGCGATTGCACAGGGTCTTCACGCCGAGCACGGTGCTGTGACTGAAGATGACATTTTGATGGAACTCACCAGGTGGGTGGAATCCACAGATAATGACATCCTCAGTGACATCTACCAGCAGACCATTAACTACGTCGTCAGCGGGCAAAACGCACCCTTGTAA